ACGACATAAGCCAACAATATTAAAAAGAGTGGCGATACCAGCACGTAGACGAAGGCGGGTGAAGCGGTGATGGACTTTCGTCTGGCTGCTGTCGGCGCTTGTTGCAACTCTGCTCTCAAAAGCTTCTTCCCCCTTATCCGGCAAAATAAATGCTCTCTTTCGGTATATGTAGGCCGATAGCATCACCGCGCTGTTTAATCGGTCGTCCCAGGTTGATCGACATGCTGCGCAGGCTCTCCGTTCCTACCTCCGTGACGTAATTGACACACGCCCCTGTAAATTCAGACATGACAACAGAGCCTGTTACTACATTTTGTCCCTCGTTGCCTGTACTCTCCAGAACGGATTCAGGACGAATGGACATGGTTACTTTCTCCCCAACTGACAGCTGTGCACGTGGAGAAGCATTTCCCTTCAATCCACTGAGCATTTGTCCAGAAGCCGTGCGAACCAGCACTTCATCGCCGTCAAACCCTGCAACTGTCCCTTCCCACAGATTCGTCTCGCCGATAAAAGAAGCGACAAAACGGTTTACAGGACGATGGTAAATCTCATGCGGTGTTCCGATCTGTTGCACTTCTCCGCTCTGCATGACCATGATTCGATCTGACATCGACATCGCTTCTGCCTGATCGTGCGTGACGTAAATCGTCGTGATCCCCAGCTCCAGCTGGAGTCTCTTGATCTCGAAGCGCGTCTCTTCACGAAGCTTCGCATCCAGATTGGACAGCGGCTCATCCAACAGCAGAATCTGCGGCTCGATGACCAGCGCCCGTGCCAGTGCTACCCGTTGTTGTTGTCCCCCAGAAAGCTGATCAATGCGGCGTTCGCCATAGCCTTCCAGACGGACCAGCTTCATGATTCGTTCTACACGCTCTTTTGCATCTGTTTTGTTCACTTTCCGAACCTGCAAGCCAAACGCGATATTTTCAAAAACAGTCATGTGCGGGAACAACGCGTAGTTTTGGAATACCATCCCGGTATTGCGCTTATGGGGAGGAAGAGATGTGACTTCCTGTGATCCAAAGCGGATATGGCCTTCCGTTGGATAATAAAAGCCGGCAATCATGCGCAGAGTAGTCGTTTTGCCGCAGCCACTCGGACCGAGAAAAGTAAAAAACTCTCCAGATTCGATATGAATGTGAACATCTTCGACCCCTTTTGCCTGACCAAACCTTTTGTAAACGTGATCAAGTGTTACGCTGCTCATCGGGTTGTGTTTCCTC
The window above is part of the Brevibacillus brevis NBRC 100599 genome. Proteins encoded here:
- a CDS encoding ABC transporter ATP-binding protein, translated to MSSVTLDHVYKRFGQAKGVEDVHIHIESGEFFTFLGPSGCGKTTTLRMIAGFYYPTEGHIRFGSQEVTSLPPHKRNTGMVFQNYALFPHMTVFENIAFGLQVRKVNKTDAKERVERIMKLVRLEGYGERRIDQLSGGQQQRVALARALVIEPQILLLDEPLSNLDAKLREETRFEIKRLQLELGITTIYVTHDQAEAMSMSDRIMVMQSGEVQQIGTPHEIYHRPVNRFVASFIGETNLWEGTVAGFDGDEVLVRTASGQMLSGLKGNASPRAQLSVGEKVTMSIRPESVLESTGNEGQNVVTGSVVMSEFTGACVNYVTEVGTESLRSMSINLGRPIKQRGDAIGLHIPKESIYFAG